In Athene noctua chromosome 8, bAthNoc1.hap1.1, whole genome shotgun sequence, a genomic segment contains:
- the TRIM59 gene encoding tripartite motif-containing protein 59, translated as MHHFEEELTCSICYSIFEDPRVLPCSHTFCRNCLEGVIQLSSNFSIWRPLRVPLKCPNCRTVVEIPAAGTESLPINFALKAIIEKYQQEDHSDVATCSEHYRQPLNVYCLLDRKLVCGHCLTIGKHNGHPIGDLQSAYLKEKETSGKLLEQLTDKHWTDVCLLIEKLKEQKSQCEGVVQDDKKVVLQYFKKLSDTLERKKQALLTALDEINTCISEEYEPQIEKLKKIREEQLELMSLNTSIQKEESPLIFLEKVDDMHQRIKALKQKQLPDVKPVEIYPRIGHLLKDVWSKTEISQINKVLIPKIKLIPKRKLCSQGSGKGGRESTELLQAVNPAAVLLLLTVAAVALLSFHKLLPSAVIEATPACISESLLLFYEDFHTQLQNLADVLCHTFNLLTEFLGRVVSL; from the coding sequence ATGCATCACTTTGAGGAGGAATTAACGTGTTCCATTTGCTACAGCATATTTGAAGATCCGCGAGTCCTGCCCTGTTCCCATACGTTCTGTAGGAATTGTCTGGAAGGTGTTATTCAGCTGTCCAGCAACTTTTCCATTTGGAGACCCCTGAGAGTTCCTCTGAAGTGTCCCAACTGTCGCACTGTCGTTGAAATTCCCGCTGCTGGGACAGAATCCTTGCCCATCAACTTTGCATTGAAAGCGATTATTGAAAAATACCAACAGGAAGATCACTCCGATGTCGCCACCTGCAGCGAACACTACAGGCAACCGCTGAACGTTTACTGTCTTTTGGATAGAAAATTGGTGTGTGGGCACTGCCTCACGATAGGAAAACACAATGGGCATCCCATAGGCGACCTTCAGAGCGCCTActtaaaagaaaaggagactTCTGGAAAACTTCTCGAGCAGCTAACCGATAAACACTGGACTGACGTGTGCTTGCTTATTGAAAAGCTGAAAGAACAGAAGTCCCAGTGTGAAGGCGTTGTTCAGGATGATAAAAAAGTAGTACTCCAGTATTTTAAGAAACTTAGTGATACCTTGGAGCGGAAAAAACAAGCTCTGCTGACTGCCCTGGATGAAATTAACACCTGCATTTCAGAGGAGTATGAGCCTCAGATtgagaaattgaaaaaaatacgGGAAGAACAGCTTGAGTTAATGTCACTGAACACATCTATTCAGAAAGAAGAGTCCCCACTTATTTTTCTCGAGAAGGTGGATGATATGCATCAACGTATAAAAGCTctgaagcagaagcagctgccGGATGTTAAACCTGTGGAGATTTATCCGAGGATTGGGCACCTGCTGAAAGATGTGTGGTCTAAAACTGAAATCAGTCAGATCAACAAGGTCCTCAttccaaaaataaaactgattccGAAAAGGAAGTTATGCAGCCAGGGCagtggaaaaggaggaagagaatcTACAGAACTCCTCCAGGCTGTAAATCCTGcagcagtcctgctgctgcttacaGTCGCAGCAGtagctctgctttcatttcacaAGCTGTTACCATCAGCTGTAATCGAAGCTACTCCTGCTTGTATCTCAGAATCCTTGCTGCTGTTTTATGAAGATTTCCACACCCAGTTGCAGAATTTAGCGGATGTGCTGTGCCATACGTTTAACTTACTGACAGAGTTTTTAGGCAGAGTTGTTTCCCTTTGA